The following coding sequences are from one Musa acuminata AAA Group cultivar baxijiao chromosome BXJ2-4, Cavendish_Baxijiao_AAA, whole genome shotgun sequence window:
- the LOC135608974 gene encoding GATA transcription factor 9-like, with product MEAADHFHGGFCRAGNTHCSPEKKAGGGGGGGAGDPFVVEDLLVFSNEEEEEDKAEVLAGGREDDGAAGGNSTDSSTVTSVDSCSNSLFGLEPYFTGDLVCRSFADAGLSGDLCQPLYDELAELEWLSNFVEESSSEDLHKLHLVSGVIPTASSCTTGAANRAEVSHDGGRADQVAHFRTEAPVPGKARSKRSRSAPCSWSSRLLVLSSSPESEFVGSPCGGGGKKAVKKKDPPADPGMAVSDGRKCLHCQTDKTPQWRTGPMGPKTLCNACGVRYKSGRLVPEYRPAASPTFVVSKHSNSHRKVIELRRQKILRHQLHPSAAPFDGPSNFLIPGPNIRHLI from the exons ATGGAGGCAGCGGATCACTTCCACGGCGGCTTCTGCCGCGCTGGGAACACGCATTGCAGCCCAGAGAAGAAGGccggcggtggcggaggaggaggagcgggggACCCGTTCGTCGTGGAGGACCTGCTCGTCTTCtccaacgaggaggaggaggaggataaggCCGAGGTACTCGCCGGTGGCCGGGAGGACGACGGCGCGGCCGGCGGCAACTCCACGGACTCCTCCACCGTCACCTCCGTGGACAGCTGCAGCAACTCCCTCTTCGGCCTGGAGCCGTACTTCACCGGCGACCTCGTCTGCCGGAGCTTCGCTGATGCCGGCCTTTCCGGCGACCTCTGCCAGCCG CTGTACGACGAGCTGGCCGAGCTCGAATGGCTGTCCAACTTCGTTGAGGAGTCCTCCAGCGAAGACCTCCACAAGCTTCACCTCGTCTCCGGCGTCATTCCCACCGCCTCTTCGTGCACCACGGGCGCCGCCAACCGAGCGGAGGTATCGCATGACGGTGGCCGCGCCGACCAGGTGGCTCACTTTCGCACCGAAGCACCCGTCCCCGGCAAGGCGCGGAGCAAGCGCTCCCGCAGCGCCCCCTGCAGCTGGTCCTCACGGCTGCTCGTGCTCTCCTCGTCCCCGGAATCGGAGTTCGTCGGATCCCCCTGCGGCGGTGGCGGCAAGAAGGCCGTGAAGAAGAAGGACCCGCCAGCGGACCCCGGCATGGCGGTGTCGGACGGGCGGAAGTGCCTCCACTGCCAGACCGACAAGACGCCGCAGTGGCGGACGGGGCCGATGGGTCCCAAGACGCTGTGCAACGCCTGCGGGGTCCGCTACAAGTCCGGCCGCCTAGTGCCGGAGTACCGCCCCGCGGCCAGCCCCACCTTCGTGGTCTCGAAGCACTCCAACTCCCACCGCAAGGTGATCGAGCTCCGCCGGCAGAAGATACTCCGGCACCAGCTCCATCCGTCCGCCGCTCCCTTCGACGGACCGTCCAATTTCTTGATCCCCGGCCCCAATATCCGACATCTCATCTAA
- the LOC103981110 gene encoding protein SAWADEE HOMEODOMAIN HOMOLOG 2 isoform X1 yields MGRSLRSPPTPKTQSPRVSWSPEENGMTPPTQISKQKPRATEISSSPLASEDVVVADSNLSDAPESSGLPKEIEEKTSEETELEFEAKSSRDGAWYDVAMFLAHRVLSSGELEVRVRYQGFGAEEDEWVDVKKAIRERSIPLESSECRKVSAGDLVLCFRENSDQATYFDAHIVEVERKLHDIRGCRCLFLVRYDHDQTEEKVHLRRLCRRPVY; encoded by the exons ATGGGTCGGTCGCTTCGTAGCCCGCCGACGCCCAAAACCCAGTCTCCTCGCGTTTCATGGTCACCAGAGGAG AATGGAATGACGCCACCGACCCAAATTAGTAAGCAGAAACCTCGAGCGACTGAAATCAGTTCCTCACCTCTTGCTTCAGAAGATGTTGTTGTTGCAGATTCGAATCTAAGTGATGCACCTGAAAGCTCTGGCTTGCCCAAAG AGATTGAAGAGAAAACATCCGAAGAAACAGAGCTAGAGTTTGAAGCGAAATCATCAAGAGATGGGGCTTG GTATGATGTTGCTATGTTCCTTGCTCACAGAGTTCTCAGTTCTGGCGAACTT GAAGTTCGTGTTAGGTATCAAGGTTTTGGTGCTGAGGAGGATGAATGGGTGGATGTCAAGAAGGCAATCAGGGAACGCTCAATTCCTTTAGAGTCTTCAGAATGTAGGAAAGTCTCAGCTGGAGATCTTGTTCTGTGTTTTCGG GAAAACAGCGATCAGGCAACATACTTTGATGCACATATTGTCGAAGTTGAAAGGAAGCTACATGATATAAGGGGTTGTCGCTGTCTCTTCTTGGTCCGCTATGATCATGACCAAACCGAG GAGAAGGTACACCTGCGAAGATTGTGCCGCAGACCAGTGTATTGA
- the LOC103981110 gene encoding protein SAWADEE HOMEODOMAIN HOMOLOG 2 isoform X3 codes for MTPPTQISKQKPRATEISSSPLASEDVVVADSNLSDAPESSGLPKEIEEKTSEETELEFEAKSSRDGAWYDVAMFLAHRVLSSGELEVRVRYQGFGAEEDEWVDVKKAIRERSIPLESSECRKVSAGDLVLCFRENSDQATYFDAHIVEVERKLHDIRGCRCLFLVRYDHDQTEEKVHLRRLCRRPVY; via the exons ATGACGCCACCGACCCAAATTAGTAAGCAGAAACCTCGAGCGACTGAAATCAGTTCCTCACCTCTTGCTTCAGAAGATGTTGTTGTTGCAGATTCGAATCTAAGTGATGCACCTGAAAGCTCTGGCTTGCCCAAAG AGATTGAAGAGAAAACATCCGAAGAAACAGAGCTAGAGTTTGAAGCGAAATCATCAAGAGATGGGGCTTG GTATGATGTTGCTATGTTCCTTGCTCACAGAGTTCTCAGTTCTGGCGAACTT GAAGTTCGTGTTAGGTATCAAGGTTTTGGTGCTGAGGAGGATGAATGGGTGGATGTCAAGAAGGCAATCAGGGAACGCTCAATTCCTTTAGAGTCTTCAGAATGTAGGAAAGTCTCAGCTGGAGATCTTGTTCTGTGTTTTCGG GAAAACAGCGATCAGGCAACATACTTTGATGCACATATTGTCGAAGTTGAAAGGAAGCTACATGATATAAGGGGTTGTCGCTGTCTCTTCTTGGTCCGCTATGATCATGACCAAACCGAG GAGAAGGTACACCTGCGAAGATTGTGCCGCAGACCAGTGTATTGA
- the LOC103981110 gene encoding protein SAWADEE HOMEODOMAIN HOMOLOG 2 isoform X2 → MHAWEKNGMTPPTQISKQKPRATEISSSPLASEDVVVADSNLSDAPESSGLPKEIEEKTSEETELEFEAKSSRDGAWYDVAMFLAHRVLSSGELEVRVRYQGFGAEEDEWVDVKKAIRERSIPLESSECRKVSAGDLVLCFRENSDQATYFDAHIVEVERKLHDIRGCRCLFLVRYDHDQTEEKVHLRRLCRRPVY, encoded by the exons ATGCATGCTTGGGAAAAG AATGGAATGACGCCACCGACCCAAATTAGTAAGCAGAAACCTCGAGCGACTGAAATCAGTTCCTCACCTCTTGCTTCAGAAGATGTTGTTGTTGCAGATTCGAATCTAAGTGATGCACCTGAAAGCTCTGGCTTGCCCAAAG AGATTGAAGAGAAAACATCCGAAGAAACAGAGCTAGAGTTTGAAGCGAAATCATCAAGAGATGGGGCTTG GTATGATGTTGCTATGTTCCTTGCTCACAGAGTTCTCAGTTCTGGCGAACTT GAAGTTCGTGTTAGGTATCAAGGTTTTGGTGCTGAGGAGGATGAATGGGTGGATGTCAAGAAGGCAATCAGGGAACGCTCAATTCCTTTAGAGTCTTCAGAATGTAGGAAAGTCTCAGCTGGAGATCTTGTTCTGTGTTTTCGG GAAAACAGCGATCAGGCAACATACTTTGATGCACATATTGTCGAAGTTGAAAGGAAGCTACATGATATAAGGGGTTGTCGCTGTCTCTTCTTGGTCCGCTATGATCATGACCAAACCGAG GAGAAGGTACACCTGCGAAGATTGTGCCGCAGACCAGTGTATTGA
- the LOC135609807 gene encoding pentatricopeptide repeat-containing protein At2g15690, mitochondrial-like yields MASSLIGILRAGSSIIGVAIAKAGVRALPRTPKISSLPSRALTARCLSTSSAAPNSFQRYPPPPPPSPPPHPSGPRGYPQDHRNANQWPSQNQHQRSPSPFNNPPPPFAGHSPVANVPPPVAPPPPGPVDLVALAREGKLKEVVDLLNQGVRPDPPTFFELVASCSDPKHLEELKKIFEFFFRSPFRADLQVNNKLLEMFSKCCSMADARRVFDRMPDRTMDSWHLMIDGYAANNLGDDGLQMFEQMRKAGVCPSARTFLSVLAACASAEAVEEGFIHFDTMYKDYGITPQIEHYIGMIEVLGKSGHLNEAAEFIEKLPFEPPAAVWEVLMNLARAQGDIDLEDRAGELMVFMDPSKSIASKIPTPPAKRRSGLNMLDGRNKLGEYRLPPKIEKKVVKEQVYVPDTRYVLHDIDQEAKEQALLYHSERLAIAYGLISTPARTPLRIIKNLRICGDCHNAIKIMSRIVGRELIVRDNKRFHHFKDGKCSCGDYW; encoded by the coding sequence ATGGCCTCCTCGCTCATTGGGATCCTTCGAGCCGGGAGCTCGATTATCGGCGTCGCTATCGCGAAGGCGGGCGTTCGTGCTTTACCCCGGACTCCGAAGATTTCATCTCTCCCATCTCGAGCTCTCACCGCCCGATGCCTTAGCACCTCCTCCGCCGCTCCCAACAGCTTCCAGAGGtaccctccgcctccgcctccatcTCCGCCACCGCATCCCTCTGGTCCCCGCGGTTATCCGCAAGACCACCGGAACGCTAACCAGTGGCCGTCGCAAAACCAGCACCAACGCTCTCCATCACCATTTAacaatcctcctcctcccttcgcTGGCCATTCCCCGGTGGCCAACGTCCCGCCCCCTGTTGCACCCCCTCCACCTGGCCCCGTCGACCTCGTGGCCCTCGCTCGAGAGGGAAAGCTCAAGGAAGTTGTTGATCTGTTGAACCAAGGCGTCCGTCCTGATCCGCCTACCTTCTTCGAGCTCGTCGCCTCCTGCTCCGACCCTAAACATCTTGAAGAGCTGAAGAAGATTTTTGAGTTCTTCTTCCGTTCCCCTTTCCGTGCTGACCTACAGGTCAACAACAAGCTATTGGAAATGTTCTCCAAGTGCTGCAGCATGGCTGATGCTCGCCGGGTGTTTGATCGAATGCCTGACCGAACTATGGACTCGTGGCACCTGATGATTGATGGCTATGCAGCAAACAATCTCGGTGATGATGGATTGCAGATGTTTGAGCAGATGAGGAAGGCTGGGGTTTGCCCCAGTGCAAGGACCTTTCTTTCGGTCTTAGCTGCTTGTGCCAGTGCTGAGGCAGTTGAAGAAGGCTTCATTCATTTCGATACCATGTATAAAGACTATGGGATAACGCCACAGATCGAGCATTACATCGGGATGATTGAGGTTCTCGGGAAGTCTGGTCACCTCAATGAAGCTGCGGAATTCATTGAGAAATTGCCATTTGAACCACCAGCAGCTGTCTGGGAAGTGCTCATGAATCTGGCTCGGGCTCAGGGTGATATAGATCTTGAGGATCGTGCTGGGGAGCTCATGGTTTTTATGGATCCTAGCAAGAGCATTGCATCCAAGATCCCAACCCCTCCGGCTAAGAGGCGATCGGGTTTAAACATGTTGGATGGAAGGAACAAGCTGGGGGAGTATCGATTACCACCGAAGATTGAAAAGAAGGTGGTGAAGGAGCAAGTGTACGTGCCTGATACCAGATACGTGCTCCACGACATTGATCAGGAGGCCAAGGAACAGGCTCTGCTGTACCACAGTGAGAGGTTGGCAATCGCCTATGGACTGATAAGCACGCCTGCCAGGACACCACTTCGGATCATCAAGAACCTCAGGATATGCGGTGACTGCCACAATGCAATCAAGATCATGTCAAGGATCGTCGGGAGGGAGCTCATTGTGAGGGATAATAAACGGTTCCACCATTTCAAGGACGGGAAGTGCTCTTGTGGAGATTATTGGTGA